One window from the genome of Pelobates fuscus isolate aPelFus1 chromosome 13, aPelFus1.pri, whole genome shotgun sequence encodes:
- the LOC134582576 gene encoding zinc finger protein 239-like has protein sequence MSFSADFDQSEETLKSLVHMSNCDIMYEQNQQLSSSRKLDNMPQRELEKQNNSRLSVIVESTPDLRVADTNVCHQNERSRSHYALDNKVNIHQCPISKTKLDNVYKNSESSESSLDESDCKRNVPYKRCVCNDCGRSFNYISHLITHQRSHSGERPFSCPECGKNFGRKSCLVIHERTQTGEKPYKCTHCMKGFTSRATLSTHIRIHTGERPYVCWECGKSFTSNSSLFIHNRTHTGEKPYECSQCGKTFSCTSALVTHHRTHTGEKPYVCGECGKGFVDNSRLHKHQATHTGEWAYMCVLCGKGFTCISKLKVHQRSHTGERPYSCNECGKSFTHNSYS, from the exons ATGTCATTCAGTGCTGATTTTGACCAGTCAGAAGAGACTCTGAAGAGTCTGGTACATATGTCAA aTTGTGACATCATGTATGAACAAAATCAACAATTATCATCAAGTCGGAAGTTGGACAATATGCCTCAGAGAGAGCTTGAAAAACAGAATAATTCAAGACTTTCTGTGATTGTGGAATCTACTCCTGATCTCAGAGTGGCGGACACAAATGTTTGCCACCAAAATGAAAGATCAAGGAGTCATTATGCATTGGATAACAAGGTAAACATACACCAATGCCCTATTTCCAAGACCAAACTCGACAATGTCTACAAGAACAGTGAAAGTAGTGAGAGTTCTTTGGACGAATCAGACtgtaaaagaaatgtaccttACAAAAGGTGTGTGTGCAACGATTGTGGAAGAAGCTTTAATTATATTTCACATCTAATTACACACCAAAGATCTCACAGTGGAGAGAGGCCCTTTTCATGTCCTGAATGTGGAAAAAACTTTGGCAGAAAGTCCTGTCTTGTAATACACGAGAGAACCCAAACAGGGGAGAAACCTTACAAGTGTACGCACTGCATGAAGGGGTTCACAAGCCGAGCCACTCTCTCTACTCACATAAGAATCCATACAGGAGAGAGACCTTATGTATGCTGGGAATGCGGTAAAAGCTTCACCAGTAACTCTTCTCTGTTTATTCATAACAGAACTCACACGGGAGAGAAACCCTATGAATGTAGCCAGTGTGGGAAGACCTTTTCTTGCACATCCGCTCTTGTCACTCATCATAGAACACACACGGGAGAGAAGCCATATGTTTGTGGCGAATGTGGAAAGGGTTTTGTCGATAACTCAAGACTTCATAAACACCAGGCGACTCACACAGGAGAGTGGGCAtacatgtgtgttttgtgtgggaAAGGGTTCACTTGTATCTCAAAACTCAAGGTGCACCAGAGATCACACACAGGGGAGAGACCGTATTCCTGCAATGAATGCGGGAAGAGCTTCACTCATAATTCATATTCATAA